In the Plasmodium chabaudi chabaudi strain AS genome assembly, chromosome: 13 genome, one interval contains:
- a CDS encoding RING zinc finger protein, putative yields the protein MHIFPECCICRLSLKNNLCVEKNCGNVFHYSCVKKWISVQKTCPLCKCACYKKNLLYIHYEINEDNKLKVDDSTINKSKDELYEDLIKFETELIKEQNENEKYSLEILTLTNKNKILTDTISKNNIKIKEDEFEKLKLKELKDEYLKDKILLSTKVEEYDKELKKYKIIEKYLEKLNKEDLNKFNLLFGLNVLTLEEQQNVILNYIKNCLDIQKNNASLVKNLKKDINEKNNQIQTLKEKLYKYKLDGGITDSNDNQLSNDENDSKNKIIIKNKIIRRVKTLDSDNENNTPKKRYVFSSKPKILSNSIQNKNKDFINFIDKQINNSYSSDPLNTTPSTSKTHTIEMNLFKGKSVEKIFDSVSNKKDLSANNEKNTTIISSKMNNWEGKKDIHEIYSIPTDSSHTSTPNNTNNNNNTKTKTPISPALKRINIYKIKKNKNSKLLIKQSTKITDFFKKV from the coding sequence atgcacaTTTTCCCTGAATGCTGTATATGTAGATtaagtttaaaaaataatttgtgtgttgaaaaaaattgcgGTAatgtttttcattatagctgtgtaaaaaaatggatatcTGTTCAGAAAACTTGCCCATTATGTAAATGTGCGtgctataaaaaaaatttattatatattcattacgAAATCAATGAAGATAACAAATTAAAGGTTGATGATAGCACGATTAATAAAAGTAAGGATGAGCTATATGaagatttaataaaatttgaaacAGAATTGATAAAggaacaaaatgaaaatgagaAATATAGCTTAGAAATATTAACcttaacaaataaaaataaaatattaactgATACaataagtaaaaataatataaaaataaaagaagatgaatttgaaaaattaaaattaaaagaattaaaagatgaatatttaaaggataaaatattacttTCTACAAAAGTTGAAGAATATgataaagaattaaaaaaatataaaataattgaaaaatatttagaaaaactaaataaagaagatttaaataaatttaatttactATTTGGATTAAATGTATTAACTTTAGAAGAACAACAAAatgttattttaaattatataaaaaattgtttagatatacaaaaaaataatgcatcccttgttaaaaatttaaaaaaagacatcaatgaaaaaaacaaccAAATTCAAacattaaaagaaaaattatataaatataaattggATGGAGGTATAACAGATAGTAATGATAATCAATTAtcaaatgatgaaaatgattcaaaaaataaaattataattaaaaacaaaattattagaCGAGTTAAAACTTTAGATTCAGACAATGAAAATAACACACCAAAAAAAAGGTATGTTTTTAGCTCAAAGCCAAAAATATTGAGTAATagcatacaaaataaaaataaagattttattaactttattgataaacaaattaataattcttATTCGTCTGACCCGCTAAATACTACACCAAGTACCTCAAAAACACACACAATTGAAATGAACTTATTTAAAGGGAAATCGgttgaaaaaatttttgatagcgtttcaaataaaaaagatttGTCAgctaataatgaaaaaaatacaaccATTATAAGTagcaaaatgaataattgGGAAggtaaaaaagatatacatgaaatatattctatTCCTACTGACTCTAGTCATACTAGCACTCCAAATAATAccaacaataataataatacaaaaacaaaaactCCTATCTCACCAGCATTAAAacgtataaatatatacaaaataaaaaaaaataaaaacagcAAATTACTTATTAAACAATCAACAAAAATAAcggatttttttaaaaaagtttaa
- a CDS encoding chaperone binding protein, putative has translation MVCSEESKKKAEEQEKELDEEIKKMNFDERIKSALDSKLDGNNDFKNKYYENAISKYKKGLKYIKDMENKNDKIKELEIALFLNLSICYSNLEKYNDAHEYVTKVLNIDKTNKKGMFRLCQIEFNRCSFDVAKEKIQEFLKIYPENIDAKKLLKNVMIKQNEHNKKQKEAFSKIFEKASGLYEDREKEIIRKKREKYEQDMKAKRERNEDIINFEEWEIQENEKRKKEDEEQKKKQREKEMEREKEREKNNKKKQRNKKNESISSNTTHNSSDLEIDEEDQKIINETKKMGYCYFKKDIKEDDKKLFEKNIPRKIEETNDLDLTSQKNSNKAISSWNSGGTTYEEKDMTKWVKNKLEYYLKNISFKNTEESDYLDLNNQNEFNLTNLNYPEILPIQYLNKIKISEVKDLTADGQIVVIRGTKRHIFEFSSNLHISLYINLPEFHVHKIIVQIKELSSELEAGKTWKNYIFIKKNDKLKIPDKLFDNIYSFVISNIESQVKKFTEEYSTM, from the coding sequence atggtgtGCAGTGAGGAGAGTAAGAAAAAAGCGGAGGAACAGGAAAAGGAACTCgatgaagaaataaagaaaatgaactTCGATGAGAGAATAAAGAGTGCGCTTGATTCAAAATTGGATGGTAATAATgactttaaaaataaatattatgaaaatgctattagtaaatataaaaaaggtttaaaatatataaaagatatggaaaataaaaatgataaaataaaagaactTGAAATAGCTTTATTTCTTAACCTAAGTATATGTTACTctaatttagaaaaatataatgatgcACATGAATATGTAACAAAAGTTTTGAATATcgataaaacaaataaaaaagggatGTTTAGATTATGTCAAATAGAATTTAATAGATGTAGTTTCGATGTTgctaaagaaaaaattcaagaatttttgaaaatatatccagaaaatatagatgcaaaaaagttattaaaaaatgttatgaTTAAACAGAAtgaacataataaaaaacaaaaggaagctttttctaaaatttttgaaaaagcATCAGGATTATATGAAGATAGAGAAAAAGAAATCATACGAAAAAAACGCGAAAAGTATGAACAAGATATGAAAGCAAAAAGAGAGCGAAATGaagatattataaattttgaagAATGGGAAATtcaagaaaatgaaaaacgaaaaaaggAAGATGAAgaacagaaaaaaaaacaaagagaaaaagaaatggaaagagaaaaagaacgagaaaaaaataataaaaaaaaacaacgtaataaaaaaaatgaatctATATCTTCAAATACAACACATAATTCATCAGATCTAGAAATCGATGAAGAagatcaaaaaataattaacgaaacaaaaaaaatgggctattgttattttaaaaaagatattaaagaagatgataaaaaattatttgaaaaaaatataccacGAAAAATCGAAGAAACAAATGATCTTGATTTAACTTctcaaaaaaattcaaataaagcTATATCCTCTTGGAATTCAGGAGGTACAACttatgaagaaaaagataTGACGAAATgggtaaaaaataaattagaatattatttaaaaaatattagttttaaaaatacagaAGAATCAGATTATTTagatttaaataatcaaaatgaatttaatttaacaaatttaaattatccaGAAATTTTACctatacaatatttaaataaaataaaaataagtgaAGTTAAAGATTTAACAGCAGATGGTCAAATTGTTGTTATACGAGGAACTAAAAGacatatatttgaattttcttctaatttacatatatcactttatataaatttaccTGAGTTTcatgttcataaaattattgtaCAGATTAAAGAATTATCTAGCGAATTAGAAGCTGGAAAAACatggaaaaattatatttttataaaaaaaaatgataaattaaaaatacctgataaattatttgataatatatatagcttTGTTATTAGCAATATAGAAAGTcaagttaaaaaatttacagaAGAATACAGCAcaatgtga
- a CDS encoding MSP7-like protein, producing MKGKYALLGTLVLLNCVLSSKTNTPEDQLNALTEKLNQLEQEIASNHISENDVSEEIEELKMKIEELKKQTEDSDHDTVEGNDEEPTVGDSPGGSGGSGVSGGAGAGGSSAGGSGPTGPTGPSPDGSGSGSGGEGGPGKTGEKGTSQGPESQGNSKGTEDKAASQGAKAAAGTEAKHAGIKYLDTLYDELLTDDKNQNLIDAENHSKYNEFKKKYDKFAITPKEAEIIKDILVKMFVTNPDNKVKELLVVFKKALHDKEFAEEFNNLISGIYAFSKRNNHLVIDQKEYKDKYNKLYEHISNLFQTSSFQLPPNNA from the coding sequence atgaagggaaaatatgcattattaGGTACCTTAGTTTTGTTGAATTGTGTATTAAGCAGTAAAACTAATACACCAGAAGATCAGTTAAATGCATTAACTGAAAAGTTAAACCAGTTGGAACAAGAAATCGCTTCTAATCACATTTCCGAAAATGACGTTAGCGAAGAAATTGAGGAATTAAAGATGAAGATCGAGGAGTTGAAAAAGCAGACCGAGGATTCCGACCATGATACCGTCGAAGGAAATGACGAGGAGCCAACCGTCGGAGATAGTCCAGGTGGATCAGGTGGATCAGGTGTATCAGGTGGGGCAGGAGCAGGTGGATCAAGCGCAGGTGGAAGTGGGCCAACTGGACCAACTGGACCAAGCCCAGATGGAAGTGGAAGTGGATCAGGTGGCGAAGGTGGGCCAGGAAAAACTGGCGAGAAAGGTACTTCTCAGGGACCTGAAAGCCAAGGTAATTCTAAAGGAACTGAAGACAAAGCTGCTTCACAGGGAGCCAAAGCCGCCGCCGGCACAGAGGCAAAACACGCCGGAATAAAATACCTTGACACCCTTTACGATGAACTCCTTACTGACGACAAAAATCAAAACTTAATCGACGCTGAAAACCAttctaaatataatgagttcaaaaaaaaatatgacaaATTTGCAATAACCCCAAAAGAAGctgaaataataaaagatatattagTAAAAATGTTTGTAACTAATCCTGATAATAAAGTAAAAGAATTATTAgttgtatttaaaaaagctTTACATGATAAAGAATTTGCAGAAGAAttcaataatttaatatctggtatttatgcattttcaaaaagaaataatcaTTTAGTAATTGatcaaaaagaatataaagacaaatataataaattatatgaacataTAAGTAATCTATTCCAAACTTCATCTTTCCAATTACCACCCAATAATGCttaa
- a CDS encoding MSP7-like protein — MAAYKKLYFLAILGLFFKAVSADNFSNNDDDENMSDVINIFKNKNHDVYNNPNYISDIKKKFQLLKKQIDQMNKYEKGMTSGDIGNILEEEAEEEEADEEENEDKVAFGMSEEDLDNYDDDFWGQGAKKAVPVPKDDDAAGAAVVEGNADPQGSQETDGQGVTQRTDGTSLNGQTQVAGGTPGAGTPAAVVPAVPGKTAFLGTVFDEMLKAQDHAKKVHTNEYHSKYNALKGECDFAMSLEEYEIAKKLISTYFNGTTENPIHLYDILIKAITDEEYKKHFKNFIYGIYSFAKKHNYLSTARLAEENSQFISNVLNVLATVDLK, encoded by the coding sequence ATGGCagcatataaaaagttatattttttagctATTTTaggattattttttaaagcagTGTCCGCTGATAATTTTTCGAAcaatgatgatgatgaaaaCATGTCTgatgttataaatatatttaaaaataaaaaccaTGATGTATATAACAACCCTAACTACATTAGTgacatcaaaaaaaaattccaattattaaaaaaacaaattgatcaaatgaataaatatgaaaaaggtATGACATCAGGTGATATTGGAAACATACTTGAAGAAGAAGCTGAAGAGGAAGAAGCtgatgaagaagaaaacGAAGACAAAGTTGCTTTTGGTATGAGCGAAGAGGATTTAGACAATTATGATGATGACTTCTGGGGTCAAGGAGCAAAAAAAGCTGTTCCAGTCCCAAAGGACGACGATGCAGCCGGTGCAGCCGTCGTAGAAGGTAACGCTGATCCACAAGGAAGCCAAGAAACTGACGGACAAGGTGTAACCCAAAGAACCGACGGAACCTCCCTAAATGGTCAAACTCAAGTAGCTGGCGGAACCCCAGGTGCCGGAACACCAGCTGCTGTTGTACCAGCCGTCCCAGGAAAAACCGCCTTTTTAGGCACCGTTTTTGATGAAATGCTTAAAGCACAAGATCACGCAAAAAAAGTACACACCAATGAATATCACAGCAAATATAATGCTCTCAAAGGCGAATGTGACTTTGCTATGAGCCTTGAAGAATACGAAATTGCAAAAAAACTCATTTCAACCTATTTTAATGGAACCACTGAAAATCCCATCCATTTATATGACATACTTATAAAAGCAATAACTGatgaagaatataaaaaacactttaaaaattttatttatggtATCTATAGCTTTGCTAAAAAACATAACTATTTAAGTACAGCCAGATTAGCAGAAGAAAATAGCCAATTCATAAGCAACGTATTAAATGTCTTAGCTACAGTTGAtcttaaataa